The proteins below are encoded in one region of Pacificitalea manganoxidans:
- a CDS encoding ATP-binding protein, whose protein sequence is MNARRRSQVRLWSTVTLALIMAATLVVGVNDYNRQRQIDAAITELNVSAQELQNAIGYGGLIHHFKNYLLRPDEGIYREQAITAYETATAALARIDRLRAGAGGGDALGSTRQTLRAYREMISVIRAMTEAGATAREIDAAVRINDTSAVSEVEALKEQVIATLNARHDEIVRRRIVLGLLALLGFSGLTYLYLRQRAKRLRHIAEVQGTLFELMSHSNRGFVGLGADGTVQIINDTAIDLLNLPERPDAPGDSLADPVRGPDAWIGHRMPVAFTSPDGQRVLEGANNPLAQAQAGAMVTGAVVCVAHTDAAHPVRYIRYSCAPASPNPLGIVTALVMEDDTKAERNRQIVERTGRLEALGQFTGGIAHDFNNVLATVTYAVQIARNTTEPDRIQSVLKQAGRAAERGSELTQRLLSFAQRGPGEPEPVELRVVLDDLQEMTRSTLGDRIELQILLEDDDLWAQCDRGQLDNALLNLVINSRDAILAANHGDRITIRARAFSAAPDTGLVANPDGRPRSVEITVTDNGPGMDAEVRRRAVDPFFTTKEAGAGSGLGLSIVFGFVEQFGGTLRIYSEPQQGTTIRLNLPLGAQSAERAQAGGNVETALLRSGRGEVVLLVDDDAELRDVMATLLTTMGYKPIPVASAEEAQREVEKGSFIDLVLTDIVMPGGMNGIDLVRDLRQRGLDMPAIYMTGFAGYSEPAPDRAAGAVLVKPCEPVDLARAMYAALHTVPGSTPAPRPIPVAPAAVKSEAPPSTPRDKGSEQVS, encoded by the coding sequence ATGAACGCAAGACGGCGCAGCCAGGTTCGGCTCTGGTCGACTGTGACGCTCGCCCTCATAATGGCGGCGACGCTTGTCGTGGGCGTGAATGACTATAACCGTCAGCGTCAGATCGACGCCGCGATCACCGAACTGAACGTCAGCGCGCAGGAATTGCAAAACGCCATCGGCTATGGCGGATTGATCCATCATTTCAAGAACTACCTGCTTCGCCCCGATGAGGGGATCTATCGCGAGCAGGCCATTACCGCCTATGAAACCGCAACCGCCGCCTTGGCCCGGATTGACCGGCTTCGCGCGGGGGCTGGCGGGGGCGATGCATTGGGGTCCACCCGGCAGACCCTGCGGGCCTATCGCGAGATGATTAGCGTGATTCGCGCTATGACTGAGGCAGGCGCCACGGCCCGCGAAATCGACGCCGCCGTGCGCATCAACGACACGTCGGCCGTGTCCGAGGTCGAAGCCCTGAAGGAACAGGTGATTGCGACGCTCAATGCCCGGCACGACGAAATCGTCCGCCGACGTATCGTTCTGGGTCTGCTGGCGCTTCTGGGCTTTTCGGGGCTGACGTATCTTTATCTGCGCCAACGGGCCAAACGGCTGCGCCACATCGCCGAGGTGCAGGGAACCCTGTTCGAGCTGATGTCCCATTCCAACCGGGGGTTTGTCGGCTTGGGGGCCGATGGCACCGTGCAGATCATAAATGACACTGCGATTGATTTGCTGAACCTGCCGGAGCGACCGGACGCGCCCGGCGACAGCCTCGCGGACCCGGTCCGCGGCCCGGATGCTTGGATCGGGCATCGGATGCCGGTCGCCTTCACCTCGCCCGACGGGCAGCGTGTGCTGGAGGGGGCCAACAACCCGCTGGCGCAGGCACAGGCGGGGGCGATGGTCACCGGGGCGGTGGTGTGCGTCGCGCATACCGATGCCGCCCATCCGGTGCGCTACATCCGCTATAGCTGCGCCCCGGCCAGCCCGAATCCACTGGGCATCGTCACCGCGCTGGTGATGGAGGATGACACCAAGGCCGAACGCAACCGTCAGATCGTGGAACGCACCGGGCGGTTGGAAGCCTTGGGCCAATTCACCGGCGGAATCGCACATGACTTCAACAACGTGCTGGCGACGGTCACCTATGCCGTTCAGATCGCCCGCAACACCACTGAACCGGACCGCATCCAGAGCGTATTGAAGCAAGCCGGACGCGCAGCGGAGCGCGGCTCGGAGCTAACCCAACGTTTGCTCAGCTTCGCCCAGCGTGGACCGGGGGAGCCGGAGCCTGTCGAATTGCGCGTGGTGCTTGACGATTTGCAGGAAATGACGCGGTCCACCTTGGGCGACCGGATCGAGCTTCAGATCTTGCTGGAGGATGACGATCTTTGGGCCCAATGCGACCGGGGGCAGTTGGACAACGCACTGCTGAACCTCGTCATCAACAGCCGCGATGCGATACTGGCCGCCAATCACGGCGACCGTATCACGATCCGCGCCCGCGCATTTTCGGCGGCGCCGGATACCGGGCTGGTGGCGAACCCGGATGGGCGGCCCCGTTCGGTCGAAATCACGGTGACCGATAACGGACCGGGCATGGATGCCGAAGTGCGTCGCCGCGCGGTCGATCCGTTCTTCACCACCAAGGAGGCTGGCGCTGGCAGCGGGCTGGGCCTGTCCATCGTGTTCGGCTTTGTCGAGCAGTTCGGCGGCACGCTGCGTATCTATTCCGAACCGCAGCAGGGCACGACGATCCGCCTGAACCTGCCGCTGGGCGCGCAGTCGGCGGAGCGGGCGCAGGCGGGCGGCAATGTCGAAACCGCACTATTGCGCTCTGGTCGGGGGGAGGTTGTCCTGCTGGTCGATGATGATGCGGAGTTGCGCGACGTGATGGCGACCTTGCTGACCACGATGGGCTATAAACCGATTCCGGTCGCCTCTGCGGAGGAGGCGCAGCGCGAGGTGGAGAAGGGCAGCTTTATCGATCTGGTGCTGACCGACATCGTTATGCCGGGCGGTATGAACGGCATCGATCTGGTGCGGGATCTCCGCCAGCGCGGACTGGATATGCCAGCGATCTACATGACCGGTTTTGCAGGATACTCCGAGCCCGCCCCGGACCGCGCCGCTGGTGCGGTTCTGGTAAAGCCCTGCGAACCCGTGGATCTGGCCCGCGCGATGTATGCCGCGCTTCACACCGTGCCCGGCAGCACCCCGGCCCCGCGCCCGATCCCGGTCGCACCGGCTGCCGTGAAGAGCGAAGCGCCCCCTTCTACGCCGCGCGATAAAGGGTCGGAGCAGGTCAGCTGA
- a CDS encoding response regulator has translation MHIVLMEDEPEQGQLLQTMIEAAGHRVSLCLNGEEALHALASDGPDLLVTDLYVMRDGSVQRDGGVLLISRVRRGVSWMGQRLNPRLPIIAISGGGAIPGGFSPLQLAKQVGADLCLPKPIDVGELLTAVQELTST, from the coding sequence GTGCATATCGTGTTGATGGAAGACGAGCCTGAGCAGGGACAGCTTCTTCAAACAATGATCGAGGCCGCAGGCCACCGGGTCTCGTTGTGTCTCAACGGGGAGGAAGCCCTGCACGCGCTGGCCTCCGACGGACCGGATCTGCTGGTGACGGATCTGTATGTGATGCGTGATGGCTCCGTGCAGCGCGATGGCGGTGTCTTGCTGATCAGCCGTGTGCGCCGGGGCGTGTCGTGGATGGGGCAGCGCCTGAACCCCCGCTTGCCCATCATCGCGATCAGCGGCGGTGGCGCCATTCCGGGTGGCTTCTCACCGCTGCAGTTGGCCAAGCAGGTCGGCGCGGACCTATGTTTACCCAAGCCGATTGACGTTGGGGAATTGCTGACGGCTGTGCAAGAGCTCACGTCGACGTGA
- a CDS encoding uracil-DNA glycosylase family protein: MTTPEDPPLAREIRHCTLCAPRFAATATRHPPRPIAWFRPGARVMIVSQAPGNKVQQAGRPFWDASGNRLRDWLGLDRRAFYDRDRVAIVPMAFCFPGYDAKGSDLPPPAICAATWRDRVMEVLGEVPLTLVIGGYAQKWHMGPPARAGVTATVTAWRDHAPGLFPLPHPSWRNTAWLKRNPWFTAELLPALRARVQEVMEP; encoded by the coding sequence ATGACGACGCCTGAAGATCCGCCGCTGGCACGCGAAATCCGTCACTGCACACTCTGCGCCCCGCGGTTCGCCGCCACCGCGACCCGGCATCCGCCTCGGCCCATCGCGTGGTTCCGTCCCGGCGCGCGCGTGATGATCGTCAGTCAGGCTCCGGGGAATAAGGTGCAACAGGCCGGTCGGCCGTTTTGGGATGCATCGGGCAACCGGCTGCGCGACTGGCTGGGGCTGGACCGGCGCGCGTTCTATGATCGGGACCGCGTGGCGATCGTCCCGATGGCCTTCTGCTTTCCGGGCTATGATGCCAAAGGCTCCGACCTGCCGCCGCCCGCGATCTGCGCGGCGACATGGCGGGACCGCGTGATGGAGGTGCTGGGCGAGGTGCCGCTGACCCTCGTGATCGGCGGCTATGCGCAAAAATGGCATATGGGGCCCCCTGCCCGCGCGGGTGTGACGGCCACGGTGACGGCATGGCGCGACCATGCGCCGGGGCTCTTTCCCTTGCCCCACCCGTCTTGGCGCAATACGGCATGGCTGAAACGAAACCCGTGGTTCACGGCCGAGCTTCTGCCGGCCTTGCGCGCCCGGGTGCAGGAGGTGATGGAGCCATGA
- a CDS encoding SseB family protein → MTQETRTPLDDAHAAMEAAPDSETARLRFYERLADGELYMLLDAEPEGRNITPRVFPLEDGPVVLLFDLEDRLSDFAAGAVPYAALSGRAVAELLAGQQIGLGVNLGHPSAIILPYQSVDWLAETLGHRPSETQDHPEQLSAPRGLPESLLTGLDAKLARTAGLARFAYLVAVTYRGGRKGHLLAFVDSVPGAEDALAQAAGEALTFSGIEAGEMDVAFFRASDPVAARLAQAGLRFDLPEPEQIEPRQQTAPGSDPSRPPILR, encoded by the coding sequence ATGACGCAGGAAACCCGCACGCCGCTTGACGATGCCCATGCCGCGATGGAGGCCGCGCCCGACAGCGAAACCGCGCGCCTGCGCTTCTACGAGCGGCTGGCGGATGGCGAGCTTTATATGTTGCTGGATGCCGAGCCTGAGGGCCGCAACATCACGCCGCGTGTTTTTCCGCTCGAAGACGGGCCGGTCGTGCTGCTGTTTGATCTGGAGGATCGCCTGTCGGACTTTGCCGCAGGCGCCGTGCCCTATGCGGCGCTGTCGGGGCGCGCCGTGGCGGAGTTGCTTGCCGGGCAACAGATTGGGCTCGGCGTCAATCTGGGCCACCCTTCCGCGATCATCCTGCCTTACCAGTCCGTCGATTGGCTGGCCGAAACGCTGGGCCATCGTCCCTCCGAAACCCAAGACCACCCCGAACAGCTTTCCGCGCCGCGCGGCCTACCGGAATCTCTGCTCACGGGGCTTGATGCGAAACTGGCGCGCACTGCGGGGTTGGCGCGGTTCGCCTATCTTGTCGCTGTGACCTATCGCGGCGGGCGTAAAGGCCACCTTCTGGCCTTTGTCGACAGCGTGCCGGGGGCCGAGGATGCATTGGCGCAGGCGGCGGGCGAGGCGCTGACATTTTCGGGGATCGAGGCAGGCGAGATGGATGTGGCTTTTTTCCGCGCCTCGGACCCGGTCGCCGCGCGGCTGGCACAGGCCGGGTTGCGCTTTGACCTGCCGGAGCCGGAACAGATCGAACCGCGCCAGCAGACCGCTCCCGGCAGCGATCCGTCGCGTCCCCCCATCCTGCGCTGA
- a CDS encoding MBL fold metallo-hydrolase codes for MPRRFNLLQMLIPRLRRAGLTLALLAPLTAQAQSTAERIPSHCLSLARAAPQEARIIPAAWTDPVRAEAVRISYVDHSMFLLQTPGGLNMMTDYNGFHGNSGLIPDVVTMNHAHSSHWAPAPDPAIPHVLQGWADAQGPAQHALDLGEVLVRNVPTDIRGRLGTAPVEEDGNSIFIFEMAGLCIGHLGHLHHIPDAEQLAAIGRLDVVMAPVDGGMTLDLPSMIETLQRFRASVVIPMHWFSEASLQRFTSGMEDQFDIVRAGMSDLTLTRHSLPGRPTVMVLEPAWLTGPAPSPGD; via the coding sequence ATGCCGCGCCGTTTCAATCTCCTGCAAATGCTTATACCCCGACTGCGTCGCGCGGGGCTGACACTTGCCCTGCTCGCCCCCCTTACCGCACAGGCGCAGTCCACCGCCGAGCGGATCCCCTCCCATTGTCTGTCGCTGGCCCGCGCCGCGCCGCAGGAGGCCCGGATCATCCCCGCTGCGTGGACCGATCCCGTGCGCGCCGAGGCTGTGCGAATTTCCTATGTCGATCACTCGATGTTCCTGCTGCAAACGCCGGGCGGGCTGAACATGATGACCGATTACAACGGGTTTCACGGCAATTCCGGGCTGATCCCCGATGTGGTGACCATGAACCACGCCCATTCCAGCCATTGGGCCCCCGCGCCGGACCCGGCCATTCCGCATGTGCTTCAAGGGTGGGCCGATGCGCAGGGTCCGGCGCAACATGCGCTCGATCTGGGGGAAGTGCTGGTGCGCAACGTGCCCACCGACATTCGCGGGCGGCTCGGCACCGCCCCTGTTGAGGAAGACGGTAATTCGATTTTCATCTTCGAGATGGCGGGCCTGTGCATCGGCCATTTGGGGCATCTGCACCACATTCCGGACGCGGAACAACTGGCGGCGATCGGGCGGCTAGATGTCGTGATGGCGCCCGTGGATGGCGGAATGACACTGGACCTGCCTTCGATGATCGAGACGTTGCAGCGGTTTCGCGCATCGGTCGTGATCCCGATGCACTGGTTTTCCGAGGCCTCGTTGCAGCGCTTCACCAGCGGAATGGAGGATCAGTTCGACATCGTGCGCGCGGGCATGTCGGATCTGACCCTCACGCGCCACAGTCTGCCGGGCCGTCCGACAGTGATGGTGCTGGAGCCCGCGTGGCTGACCGGCCCCGCCCCATCACCCGGCGATTAA
- the speB gene encoding agmatinase translates to MTYFLEGELTEAERDPATARYRIIPVPLERTVSYGAGTAGGPDAILEASVELERQVLRAGVWTEPCTAGIATEPPVACEGPLPEVMERIAARTCAAVEAGAVPVTLGGEHALSYGAVRGVVAGLGRPVGIVQIDAHADLRKAYQDERHSHASVMQLLAEEDGLRIAQFGVRAMSAEEVARRESAHVFAVDAEELVTRGLNAVDLPDDFPEDVYVSFDVDGLDPAILPATGTPVPGGLGYYQALNLVAHALKGRRLVGLDVVELAPEPGSRVSEFTTAQVTYCLMAML, encoded by the coding sequence ATGACCTACTTCCTCGAAGGCGAATTGACCGAGGCCGAGCGCGACCCTGCCACCGCGCGTTACCGCATCATCCCCGTGCCGCTGGAACGGACCGTGAGCTATGGTGCGGGCACGGCAGGCGGGCCTGACGCAATTTTGGAAGCCAGCGTCGAATTGGAACGGCAGGTGCTGCGCGCAGGTGTCTGGACGGAGCCCTGCACCGCCGGCATCGCAACCGAGCCGCCCGTGGCCTGCGAGGGCCCGCTGCCGGAAGTGATGGAGCGTATCGCCGCCCGCACCTGCGCGGCGGTGGAGGCCGGTGCAGTGCCGGTGACCCTGGGCGGCGAACATGCGCTCAGCTACGGCGCGGTGCGTGGCGTGGTGGCCGGGCTGGGCCGTCCTGTCGGTATCGTGCAGATCGACGCCCATGCCGACCTGCGCAAGGCCTATCAGGACGAACGTCATTCCCACGCTTCGGTCATGCAGCTTCTCGCCGAAGAAGACGGTCTGCGCATTGCCCAATTCGGCGTGCGCGCCATGTCCGCCGAGGAAGTCGCCCGCCGCGAAAGCGCGCATGTCTTTGCCGTCGATGCCGAGGAACTGGTGACGCGCGGATTGAACGCCGTCGATCTGCCCGACGACTTCCCCGAAGACGTCTATGTCAGCTTCGATGTCGACGGGCTGGACCCGGCGATCTTGCCCGCGACCGGCACGCCGGTGCCGGGGGGCTTGGGCTATTATCAGGCGCTGAACCTTGTCGCGCACGCGCTGAAGGGGCGGCGGCTGGTCGGGCTCGATGTCGTGGAACTTGCGCCCGAGCCGGGCAGCCGCGTGTCGGAATTCACCACCGCGCAGGTGACCTACTGCTTGATGGCGATGCTTTAA
- the nspC gene encoding carboxynorspermidine decarboxylase — protein sequence MSDTPDIIKESRAAFARLDLTRVPSPCFVVDEVAIERNMKILRDVADCSGAHVFLALKAFSMFALAPLIGRYLHGVCASGIHEARLGAEHFEGEVATFCAGYKEDDLREILLLSDHVIFNTPAQHRRFRPLVDAARAEGRQIEVGLRINPEHSEGWNAKYDPAAACSRLGTPISQLTDADMDGIDGLHMHTLCEQDFAPLKRTWEAVEDRLAPWLANMKWMNLGGGHHITRPDYDRDGLVDFVSTLSARHGVQVYLEPGEACALQAGVLIGEVLDLPENGMRLAISDISATCHMPDVIEAPYRPDLLGERDEGQAYRIGGPSCLAGDVVGDYIPAEPFRIGDRFAFLDQAHYSMVKTNTFNGVPLPALALWNSETDDLRVLREFGYDDFLTRLS from the coding sequence ATGAGCGACACGCCCGACATCATCAAGGAAAGCCGCGCGGCCTTCGCGCGGCTTGACCTGACCCGCGTGCCCTCGCCCTGCTTCGTCGTCGACGAAGTGGCGATAGAGCGCAACATGAAGATCCTGCGCGACGTGGCCGACTGTTCCGGCGCGCATGTGTTTCTGGCGCTAAAGGCGTTTTCCATGTTTGCGCTGGCGCCGCTGATCGGGCGGTATCTGCACGGGGTCTGTGCGTCGGGTATCCACGAGGCTCGGCTCGGTGCGGAGCATTTCGAGGGGGAGGTCGCGACGTTCTGCGCGGGCTACAAGGAAGACGACCTGCGGGAAATCCTGCTGTTGTCGGATCATGTGATCTTCAACACCCCCGCGCAGCATCGTCGTTTCCGCCCGCTGGTCGACGCCGCCCGTGCGGAGGGTCGCCAGATCGAGGTCGGTCTGCGGATCAACCCCGAACATTCAGAAGGCTGGAATGCAAAATACGACCCCGCCGCGGCGTGTTCCCGGCTGGGCACGCCGATTTCGCAGCTGACCGATGCCGATATGGACGGCATCGACGGCCTGCATATGCATACTCTGTGCGAGCAGGATTTCGCCCCGCTGAAACGCACATGGGAGGCGGTCGAGGACCGGCTTGCCCCGTGGCTGGCGAACATGAAGTGGATGAACCTCGGCGGCGGTCACCACATCACCCGGCCCGATTACGACCGCGATGGTCTGGTCGATTTCGTGTCCACCCTGTCGGCGCGCCACGGTGTGCAGGTCTATCTGGAGCCGGGCGAAGCCTGTGCCCTCCAGGCGGGTGTGCTGATTGGCGAGGTGCTCGACCTGCCGGAAAACGGCATGCGGCTGGCAATCTCCGACATCTCCGCCACCTGCCACATGCCCGACGTGATTGAGGCGCCCTATCGTCCGGATCTGTTGGGCGAGCGGGACGAGGGGCAGGCCTACCGCATCGGCGGGCCAAGCTGTTTGGCGGGTGATGTCGTGGGCGATTACATCCCCGCCGAACCCTTCCGCATCGGGGACCGCTTCGCCTTTCTCGATCAGGCGCATTATTCGATGGTGAAGACGAACACCTTCAACGGTGTGCCTCTGCCCGCGCTTGCGCTGTGGAATTCGGAGACAGACGATCTGCGCGTGCTGCGCGAGTTCGGCTATGACGATTTCCTGACGCGGCTGTCGTGA
- a CDS encoding saccharopine dehydrogenase family protein has translation MGKVLVVGAGGVGSVAVHKMAMNPDIFTEISLASRTKSKCDDIAASVKSRTGVDVATYALDAMDVSATVALLKQTGAELLVNLALPYQDLVLMDACLEAGVPYLDTANYEPPEEAKFEYSHQWAYQDKFREAGLAAVLGSGFDPGVTSVMATYIRKHKLDGIRQIDVLDCNGGDNGKAFATNFNPEINIREVTAPARHWEDGKWVESPAMSTKVPFDFPGVGEKNMYLMYHEELESLSTHFPEIERARFWMTFGDAYINHVTVLQNVGMTSIEPVMHDGKEIIPLQFLKTVLPDPGELGELTKGKTCIGDIITGPKDGVEKTYYIYNICDHEECYREVGSQAVAYTTGVPAMIGAAMMLQGHWNEPGVWNTEQLDPDPYMEMLNTQGLPWKIVELDGPVDF, from the coding sequence ATGGGCAAGGTTCTGGTGGTAGGCGCGGGTGGCGTCGGCTCGGTCGCCGTGCACAAGATGGCGATGAACCCCGATATCTTTACCGAGATTTCGCTGGCCAGCCGCACCAAATCCAAATGCGACGACATCGCCGCGTCGGTGAAATCCCGCACCGGGGTCGATGTTGCGACCTATGCGCTGGATGCGATGGACGTGTCCGCGACCGTGGCGCTGCTAAAGCAGACCGGCGCGGAATTGCTGGTGAACCTCGCGCTGCCCTATCAGGATCTGGTGCTGATGGATGCCTGTCTGGAGGCCGGTGTGCCCTATCTGGACACCGCCAACTACGAGCCGCCCGAAGAGGCGAAGTTCGAATATTCCCACCAGTGGGCCTATCAGGACAAGTTCCGCGAAGCAGGGCTGGCGGCGGTGCTGGGCTCCGGCTTCGATCCCGGCGTGACCTCGGTCATGGCGACCTATATCCGCAAGCATAAGCTGGACGGCATCCGCCAAATCGACGTTCTCGATTGCAACGGTGGCGATAACGGCAAGGCATTTGCGACCAACTTCAACCCTGAGATCAACATCCGCGAAGTGACCGCCCCCGCGCGTCACTGGGAGGATGGCAAATGGGTCGAAAGCCCCGCGATGAGCACCAAGGTGCCGTTCGACTTCCCCGGTGTGGGCGAGAAGAACATGTATCTGATGTATCATGAGGAACTGGAAAGCCTGTCGACCCATTTCCCCGAAATCGAGCGTGCCCGCTTCTGGATGACCTTTGGCGATGCCTACATCAACCACGTCACGGTGCTGCAGAATGTCGGCATGACTTCGATCGAGCCGGTCATGCATGACGGCAAAGAGATCATCCCGCTGCAATTCCTGAAAACCGTGCTGCCCGATCCGGGTGAGCTGGGCGAGTTGACCAAGGGCAAAACCTGCATCGGTGACATCATCACCGGGCCGAAGGATGGCGTGGAGAAGACCTACTACATCTACAACATCTGCGATCACGAGGAATGCTACCGCGAGGTCGGCAGTCAGGCCGTGGCCTACACCACAGGCGTGCCCGCGATGATCGGTGCCGCGATGATGTTGCAGGGTCACTGGAATGAGCCGGGCGTGTGGAACACCGAACAGCTTGATCCCGATCCCTATATGGAGATGCTCAACACCCAAGGGCTGCCGTGGAAGATCGTCGAGCTTGACGGTCCGGTGGATTTCTGA
- the speA gene encoding biosynthetic arginine decarboxylase has translation MDTEMDAQQQPEKPSDLYGIEAWGHDLVTVTDTGDVALRDPLDPSIPPVSLPAIIKDLNERGITSPIQLRVQSFLDMGIHRLNKAFADAIRETGYQGVYRGVFPIKVNQQAEVVSRLVEVGRPYHYGLEAGSKPELIVALAQEMAKESLIICNGVKDDEFIRLAILSRKLGFNTVIVLESLKEFEIVHRVARELDARPLLGVRIKLTQTVTGKWEASSGDRSTFGLGTEQVVRLVDRLEETGFLDCLVLQHSHLGSQVPNIIDIRRTVAESARFYTELKALGVPLKYLDLGGGLGVDYTGEKRSTDNSMNYTVEEYCTNILESVRYAMDEAGLEHPTLVTESGRFVVALSSMLIFNVLDATLYDTPVRPETVAGDHHFVKDLLAVEGYVGPARLQESLNDALYYRDEMRALFRRGQVDIRQMARAEQGFLYIRSLINTQARTGDHSDEVDEALEGVVDYYHGNFSLFQSLPDVWAIDQVHPVIPLQRLNEVPNRRVVFTDITCDSDGKISHFVLRDGIANSLPVHDLTEEDEYYIGVFFVGAYQETLGDLHNLFGDANVVTISLNRNGGFEIEHETEGDTIAQVLSYVEYDPQDCLVAFRRTVERAVKAGQVNAAQRRILMDAYKDSLAGYTYFE, from the coding sequence GTGGACACTGAAATGGACGCACAGCAGCAACCCGAGAAGCCTTCCGATCTGTATGGGATCGAGGCTTGGGGACATGACCTGGTCACCGTGACCGATACTGGCGACGTTGCCCTGCGCGATCCGCTGGACCCGTCGATTCCGCCGGTGTCGCTGCCTGCGATCATCAAGGATCTGAACGAACGCGGCATCACGTCGCCGATCCAGCTGCGGGTGCAAAGCTTCCTCGATATGGGCATTCACCGGCTCAACAAGGCATTTGCGGACGCGATCCGCGAGACCGGCTATCAGGGCGTTTACCGCGGCGTGTTCCCGATCAAGGTGAACCAGCAGGCCGAAGTGGTCAGCCGTCTAGTCGAAGTGGGCCGCCCCTATCACTACGGGCTGGAGGCTGGCTCGAAACCCGAATTGATCGTGGCGTTGGCGCAGGAGATGGCGAAGGAAAGCCTGATCATCTGCAACGGCGTGAAGGATGACGAATTCATCCGGCTTGCGATCCTGTCGCGCAAGCTGGGCTTCAACACGGTCATCGTTCTGGAAAGCCTTAAGGAATTCGAGATCGTGCACCGTGTCGCGCGGGAGCTTGATGCGCGCCCGCTATTGGGTGTGCGGATCAAGCTGACCCAGACAGTCACCGGCAAATGGGAAGCGTCCTCCGGCGACCGCTCGACCTTTGGGCTGGGCACGGAGCAGGTGGTGCGGCTGGTCGATCGGCTGGAGGAAACCGGCTTTCTCGACTGTCTGGTTCTTCAGCACAGCCATCTGGGCAGCCAAGTGCCCAACATCATCGACATCCGCCGCACCGTCGCGGAAAGCGCCCGGTTCTACACCGAGTTGAAGGCGCTGGGCGTGCCGTTGAAATATCTCGACCTCGGCGGCGGTCTGGGCGTGGATTACACCGGCGAGAAACGCTCCACCGATAATTCGATGAATTACACGGTCGAGGAATATTGCACCAACATCCTCGAATCCGTCCGTTACGCGATGGACGAGGCCGGGTTGGAACATCCGACGCTGGTAACCGAAAGCGGTCGTTTCGTGGTCGCGCTGTCGTCGATGCTGATTTTCAACGTGCTGGACGCCACGCTTTACGACACGCCCGTGCGGCCCGAAACGGTCGCGGGCGATCATCATTTCGTCAAGGATCTGCTGGCGGTCGAAGGGTATGTCGGCCCCGCGCGCCTGCAAGAAAGCCTCAATGACGCGCTTTATTACCGCGATGAGATGCGCGCGCTGTTCCGCCGTGGGCAGGTCGACATCCGGCAGATGGCACGGGCGGAGCAGGGCTTTCTCTATATCCGGTCGCTCATCAACACGCAGGCCCGCACCGGCGACCATTCGGACGAAGTCGACGAGGCGCTGGAAGGCGTGGTGGACTACTACCACGGCAACTTCTCGCTGTTTCAATCGCTGCCCGATGTCTGGGCCATCGATCAGGTGCACCCGGTCATTCCGCTTCAGCGGCTGAACGAAGTGCCCAACCGGCGCGTCGTCTTCACCGACATCACCTGCGACAGCGACGGCAAGATCAGTCATTTCGTGCTGCGCGACGGCATTGCCAATTCGCTGCCCGTGCATGACCTGACCGAAGAGGACGAATACTATATCGGCGTCTTTTTTGTCGGGGCCTATCAGGAAACACTGGGCGACCTGCACAATCTGTTCGGCGACGCCAATGTCGTGACCATCAGTCTGAACCGCAACGGCGGCTTCGAGATCGAACACGAGACCGAAGGCGATACCATCGCGCAGGTTCTGTCCTATGTCGAATACGACCCGCAGGATTGTCTGGTCGCGTTCCGGCGGACAGTGGAGCGGGCGGTGAAAGCGGGGCAGGTCAACGCCGCGCAGCGCCGGATCCTGATGGACGCCTATAAAGACAGCCTTGCAGGCTACACCTATTTCGAATGA